The Pontibacter sp. SGAir0037 DNA segment GTCAAAAACACCATCACTTCTGGCAACCAGGCCATTTGCACAGGCGACGTACCGGTAAAGATGACAGCTGGCCTGCCTTCCGGCGGAAATGGCAACTATAGCTATAGCTGGGAAAGCAGTACTACCGGCCGGCCAGCTGATTTTACAGAAGCAGCAGGACCTCATCATCTACAGGATTATACTCCTTCCCAAGCTTTAGAACAGAACACCTGGTTCAGGCGCAAAGTAAGCTCCGGCAACTGTGAGTCTTACTCAGAGCCGATCCTGGTAACAGTACATCCTGCCATTGCACAAAACATTATTTCGAAAGATGAAACTATATGCACAGGCGCAGCGCCCGCTGAACTTACAGGAGAAGCTCCTGCGGGCGGGAATGGCATGTTTACCTACCAGTGGGAAATTTCGTCTACCGGAAAGGATGGTTCTTTCCGGGCGATAAATAATGCCACAAACGCCTCCTTTGCACCGGGAACACTGGTGGCAGATACCTGGTACAGAAGAGTTGTTACTTCAGGGGCCTGTTCAAATGTATCCAATGTCGTTCAAATAACGGTTTCTCCTGCAATTGTAAACAATACCGTAGGCTTACCACAAAGCGTATATGCAGGACAAGCTCCATCTACCCTCACAGGCTCTGTACCTGGTAAAGGTGCCGGAGCCGGTACGTATACCTACGTTTGGGAAAGCAGCACAACAGGCAGAGACAGCGGGTTCACGACGGCAACAGGAATCAGTGATGAGCAGCATTACACACCTGGGGCTTTAACGCAAACAACCTGGTTCAGAAGGCGCGTATTGTCCGGTGGTTGCGAAAGTGTATCAGAGGCGATCATGATCAGCGTAATTGCGGCTATCTCCAATAACACAATTGAAGCCAGTCAGGTAATCTGCTACAATAATCGCCCGGCCCCACTTAAAGGCACAATCCCGACCGGTGGCGACGAAGACTATATTTACCTTTGGCAGTATAGCACCAAAGGGCCTGACCGAGGATTTACAACAGCACCAGGCACCAGCCACCTGCAACACTACAGCCCTCAGGCTTTAACACAGGATACCTGGTTCAGGCGTGTGGCCGTTTCTGGCCCAAATCCAGATACCAGTGCTGTTGTTCTGATTAGTGTTAAGCCGGCATTAAGCAATAACAGAATCAGCACAAACCAGACTGTATGCTATGGAACTGCACCCGGCAAGCTAACCGGTACTGCGCCTGCAGGAGGAAGCGGCACCTATTATTACCTGTGGGAATACAGCACCGAAGGAGCAGACAAAGGTTTTATCACAGCACCCGGCGCTAACAATCAGGCCGATTATCAACCTGGGGTACTGCGTGAAAAGACCTGGTTCAGAAGAGTCGTAACTTCAGAATCCTGCGATAACCTGGCCAGCACACCTGTTGTGATCAACATCACGCCTGTACCAGATGCGCCGCTTGTGCAGGGTGTAACCAATATCTGCCCGGGCACCAGCACAACACTTTTTATCACAACCATCGATACAAAAGTAAACGGCAACCGGAAGTTTGAGTGGTATGCATCGGCTACAGACAGTTCACCGCTTTTTGTTGGTTCTGCAGGCGCGCCATTCTATACGCCAAACCTAACCGAAACCACTACCTACTATGTGCAGGAGGTAGCACTGTCGTGTGCCAGTGAACGCACTCCGGTTACAGTGCATGTAACAGGCATAACTGCATCGGCCGGACCGGACATGACTACTATAAAAGGAAGAGCGGTAACTTTAAACGGAAGCGGCGGAGAAACCTACAGCTGGTCACCTGCCATTGGCCTCAGCAACCCGCATGTGGCTAACCCGGTTGCCACACCGGAGCAAACAACAACCTACACCCTGACGGTTACTTCTGCTACAGGCTGTGTTTACACCGACGAAGTAACCATTACAGTTAAGGAAAACATATTTATACCGAACACTTTTACGCCTAACCGCGACGGCATTAACGATACGTGGGAAATAAAGAGCCTGGCACAGTACCCGAACTGCAAAGTAGAGGTGTTTAACCAGTGGGGCAGCCTGATTTTCCATTCTGAAGGATATGGTGCTCCATGGGATGGCCGACACAACGGCAAAGAGCTGCCGCTAGCCACTTACTACTATATTATCCATTACGATGTAAATGAAAAGCCCTTATCCGGCAGTGTAACTATTGTTAAATAAGCTCCTTCTATGAACAAACTTTTAGCCATTACTTTTTTCAGCATACTGCTTATAAGCCAGGCGGTAGCACAGCAAAAGCCACACTATACCCAGTATACCCTGAACAATTACATTCTTAATCCTGCCATCTCCGGTATAGAAGATTATGCCGACCTGAAGCTAGGCAGCAGGCACCAGTGGTCCGGGCTGGAGGGCGCTCCTGTCTCCTACTATGCTACTTTTCATGCTCCTATCATGAAAGACATGCTCCCTGTTTCGCAGCGCTCTGGCGGTAGCTTTAAAAAGAACTCGCATCGCCCGGTCCGGCCTCACCACGGTATAGGCGCCATGGTCATGACCACTAAAACCGGCCCGTTGGAGCGTACAAGCCTGAATGTAAGTTATGCATACCACGTGCCACTTACCCGTTCCATACGCTTATCGGCAGGTGTATCTCCCGGTTTGATACAGTATACTCTGAACCAGGACTATGTGACACTGGCCTCCAAAGATGTAGCTGATCAGGCGGTGCAGGATGGACGGGTAAATGAAACCAAACTGGACCTGAACCTGGGTATGTGGCTATATTCCCAGGACTTCTACATCGGGCTGGCCGGAGCACAGTTAGCTCCCGGCAAGCGAAAAGATATAGCAAACTATGATTTTACAGACAATACAGGAGAACTGCAGAAGCAATATTTCATCACAGGTGGAGTACGACTGGAAGCCACTCCGGATATTTCACTGGTTCCTTCTGTCATGGTTAAAATGGCCCAGCCAAGCCCACTTTCTGTTGATGCAAACCTGAAAGCAATTTATGCTGACAGGTTCTGGATAGGCGCTTCTTACCGTCATAAAGATGCCCTGGCAGCCATGGCAGGCATTAATGTAAGCCCTTTACTAGATGTAAGTTACTCCTACGATGCCAGCGCTTCTCCCTTAGGTGCCTCCCATTCGGGAAGCCATGAGGTAGTACTGGGTTTTAAACTTCGGAATACCCGTAAGGTACTTTGCCCACAGTTTGCCTGGTAAAGCACGCCACAGCTTGAAAAGCAAAGGAGGGCTGCCGTTTGGCAGCCCTCCTTTGCTTTTCAAGCTGTGCTTCCGGCCAGAGCTGCTTACAGCTGCTCCGCTTTAAATCCTGCTTTCACCACCGAACTTTTAATGGTTTCGGCATCAAGCGAATCGCTTGTTACCTCCAGCACTTTATCCGGGTTTTCGGTATCAACTTTCCACTCCTGCACCCCTTCCAGTTTATTCAGGTGAGGTGTTACAGCTCTTACACAGCTTCCACAATTTATAGTTGTTTTAAATTTATAGGTTGTCATAGTCAAAAATTTAATTAAATATTACTTAAAGATTCTTTTTACGTAAGCGCAGGCTATTGCCTACTACAGATACCGAACTTAAAGCCATGGCCGCACCGGCCACCATCGGATTCAGCAAGAAACCGGTGAACGGGTACAGCAGGCCTGCCGCTACTGGTATACAGATCACATTATAAATAAAGGCCCAGAAAAGGTTCTGCCTGATTGTCTGCACTGTTGCCCTGGATAGGCGAATGGCAGCAGCTAATTGCCGTAGATCTGAGCGTATCAGGGTAATGCCGGCCACTTCCATAGCTACATCTGTTCCCTGCCCCATCGCAATACTTATATCAGCTGTTGCCAGGGCCTGTGCATCGTTAATGCCGTCTCCCACCATGGCAACAGTTTTACCCTCTGCCTGTAGCTCCTGCACAAAGGCAGCTTTATCCTGTGGCAGTAACTCCGCCTGGTAATGCGCTATTCCTACCTGCTTTGCTACAGTGGCCGCTGTCTGAGCATTATCACCTGTAAGCATATATACTTCTATACCGGCATCACGCAGTGCTTTAACACCCTCGGCAGCAGTAGGCTTTACAGGATCGTTAACAGCAAACGTTGCCAGTGCGTGGGTAGCATTCCCGAAAAACACCACAGTTTTAGCTTCCTGCTGAAGCTTATGCGCGTGCTGCATCAGCTCTTCAGAGATGGCAACGCCTTTTTGCCTTAGCAGCTTTTCATTGCCGGCATAATAGGTTTCTCCACTATAACCGGCCTCAACTCCCAGGCCGGTAAGGCTGCTGAAATAGTCTGGCTGTAAAGCCTGATTTCCGGCTTCCTTGTAGAAGCTATAGATAGCTTGTGCAACAGGGTGTTCCGATTGGGCTTCCATAGAAAAGAAAAGCTGCTCCAGCTGCTCTTTGTTTTGTAGTTCTTCCACCCAAACGGCATCCGTTACGGCAGGTTTGCCTATTGTTATAGTACCAGTTTTATCAAGCACAACAGCATCAGCACGATGTGCCCGCTCCAGGCTTTCAGCATCTTTTATCAGGACGCCCTGTTCAGCCCCTCTGCCAACGCCTACCATAATGGCAGTTGGCGTAGCCAGCCCCAGTGCACATGGGCAGGCAATAACCAGTACAGAAATCATTGAAAGCAGAGCTTCTGTCAGGTAAGCTTCCCCTCCGAAAACCAACCAGGCAACCAGCGTAAGTATGGCTATAGCCAAGACCACAGGCACAAAAATACCGGCCACTTTATCAACCAGTTTTTGCACCGGCGCTTTGCTGCCCTGCGCCTCCTGCACCAGCTTAATGATATGTGCCAGCATCGTTTCTCCGCCGGTTTTAGCGGCTAAAAGTTGTAAGCTGCCTTTCTGGTTAATGGTACCGGCAAACACTTTATCGCCTGTTTCCTTCTTCACCGGCAAAGGTTCGCCACTTAACATACTTTCGTCTATATACGAGGATCCCTGCAGCACCTCTCCGTCTACCGGCACCCTGTCGCCGGGAAGTAACACAACCCGTTCGCCCGCCTGCACTTCTTCCACCTTAACTTCTGCCTCCATACCGTCTCTGATCACACGCACTGTTTTAGGCTGCAGTCCAATCAGCTTTTTAATAGCCTCAGAACTGCTGTCTTTAGCGCGCTCTTCCAGGTACTTGCCTAACAGAATAAAAGCAACAATAACAGCCACAGCCTCATAATACACATGGGGCATATAGCCTCTGCTCTCAAAAAACTGTGGATAAACCGTATTGAATAAACTAAACAAAAAGGCAATACCTGTGCTCAAAGCCACCAGGGTATCCATGTTAGCCCGTAGGAACCGGGCCTGCTTAAACGCATTTACAAAAAAGCTTTGTCCGGCCCAAAGCAGCACCGGCGCTGTAAACAGGAGCATAACCCAGTTTCCCCAGCTAAAAGCATTATGAAAAAACATCCCCAGCACAAAAACAGGCGCGGCCAGTACGGCTGCCACCGTAGTCTTCAGCCTGAGGCGGGAAAGCGTTGCTTCTTGCCGCTGTTCCAGCTCTTCTTCAGTCTGGTTTTCGATTAAAAGATCAAAACCTATTTCCTGTACCGTTTCCTTCAGTTGGCCGGGAGAAACGACAGCAGGCTCATAAGCTATTTGCACCGTTTTAACGGCAAAGTTTACGTTTGCCTCCCGCACCCCTTCCCTTGCCCTGAGCATGCTTTCAATGCTGGCGGCACAGGAGGCACAGCTCATTCCTTCGACAGGATATGTTGCCTTTTTAGGTTGCGCTACTACTATATTCATTTTTAAACATTCTTCTCTTGTTGATGTTACAAAGATAAAATACAGCAAAGGCCTGTATTTTACAGATTTTAAAGTAAGGTTTACAAATTTTCAGGAACACGATATAACTAAACAATACCTATTTTCAAAATTACATCTATCAACCAGCCAGTTACAAAACAAGTTTAGCATTATACAACTTTTTAACACCTCGCCCGTAGCCCGAATAATGCCAGGAATTCCTGGCATGCTTTGAAACAATAGATACAGGTGGAACTATTAACCCCTTAAAAAGGGTATGTATAATAGTTCTACATACAAATCCTTATCACTAAACTTAATAGTTGATTTAATCAAAACACTTAGTTCTTTTAGCCAAAGAATTAGGATCAGTCCTAAAAAATGAATGTATCTGCAAATAAGTTTTCTCTGCTCCGGCAGAACGGGAAAACAACAAGGTATGTAGCAGTTGCGTTTGGTATACTCGCTATTACCTTACTTTCTCTAAGCGTACTATCTTTTTTGGGGGCAAAGAACGTTCAGGAAAACTACAACAGCCTTGTTTCGGAAGCGCTGGTAAAACTGGATATCATAAACACCCTTAACCATAACGAAGACGCTACCTATAATGCGGCTTTGGCACACCTGAGCTCAAACGACCCGCTTCTGAAGCATGCCTATGAGCAGCAAATTGCCCTGAACATCCAAAAAAGCGACTCCAGCATACTACTGCTGTCCGGCTTACTACAGGAAAATGAAAACGCAGCGCTTCTGGAGCAGTTTATCCAGGAACGGAACCGTTTTAACCAGCAGTTAAACACACTCCTTACATATAGCAGGCAGGGCAGAGACCAAAAGGCGCACCTCTTTAACAACGAGATCATGACGCCTGCTTTTCAGGCGCACCAGAAGTTCCTTTCCGGCTTAAGCGACAATGTACGTGAAACCATGCGCCGGAACGGGAATGAAACAATCGGTGCAATCAGCCATGCTGTAAATGTTTATGGAATGGCCTTGCTTCTGGCCCTGGGTGCTACTCTGGTGGCAGCAACATTGGTGCAAAGAGTGTTCAGAAGGTTGAAAAGAGACAATGAGTTGCTTAGCCTGGAAATCCAGGAAAGGCAGTTGCTGGAGGATGCACTGAGCGAAAGCCAGCGGCAGTACAAAATGCTCTTCGACAACAACCCAATCCCGATGTGGCTCTTCGACCAGCATACTTATAATTTTTTGGAAATCAACGAGGCTGCGCTGAAAGAATACGGTTTTACCCGCGAAGAATTCCTGTCATCCACCATTTTAGATATTCGCCCTAAAAAGGACATCCCGCACTTACTGCTTAAGCTTACCCAGGCTGATAAATGGGCTACTGCTTCTGGTAACTGGCAGCACATGCGCAAAGACGGCTCCGTATTTCCTGTTGAGACACGCTCTCACGCTATGCCGGTACACGGCGAGATACACCCAAGGCTGGTAACTGCCGTAAATATCGAAGACAGGCTTCGTGCTATCGACATGCTCGAAAGAAGCGAGAAGCAGTTGCGTGAAGTCAGCTCCAGTATACCGGGAGCTGTGTTTCAGATGCAGCAAACCAATGCCACCAGCTATGCCTTTACATTTATCAGTGATGGTATTGAAGCGCTTTCCGGCCTAACCCCGGAAGATATCCTGGCTAATCCACAGACTTTGTTTAAAACAATTCACCGCCACGATCTGGTAAAGTTGGGCCAGGCACTGGAAGTGTCTTATCAGAGCCTTACTCCATTGCTAATTGAATACCGGCAGTGGCAACCACTGGAAAACAAGTGGCGCTGGATACGTGGCCACGGCCTGCCTACGCTCCGCGAAAACAAAACGATTATCTGGAACGGAACCCTTATTGATATCACACACCAGAAAGAGGCCCAGGATAAGCTGGCAAACAGCGAAGCAAACCTTCGCGCTTTGCTTGACAGTTCACCTCAGGCTATCTACTTGCTGGATAAAGATTTAAATGTAGTACTCTACAATGCGGTGGCAGCACAGGAAGTGCGCCAGCACCTTCTTAAAAAGCTGGAAGTGGGAGAAAGCATCTTAAACTTTATCAGTTCGGAGCTGAAAGACGAGATCATTCAGAACCATGAAAAGGCCATGCAAGGCGATACAATCCTGTATGAGTCCGGACGGGGCGACTACTGGCATGAGATAGCTTTCCGGCCTGTTTTATCTTCCAGCAAAGATGTGTTGGCGGTGTCTTTAAGCATCCTGGATATTTCGGAGCAGAAGCAGGTGCTCGAAACTATAAAACGGAACGAGTCTCAACTGGCCAGGGCGCAACAACTGGCACAGCTCGGCAATTGGGAATACGACATCAAACGCGATATCATGTCATGGCCTGATG contains these protein-coding regions:
- a CDS encoding type IX secretion system membrane protein PorP/SprF, with the translated sequence MNKLLAITFFSILLISQAVAQQKPHYTQYTLNNYILNPAISGIEDYADLKLGSRHQWSGLEGAPVSYYATFHAPIMKDMLPVSQRSGGSFKKNSHRPVRPHHGIGAMVMTTKTGPLERTSLNVSYAYHVPLTRSIRLSAGVSPGLIQYTLNQDYVTLASKDVADQAVQDGRVNETKLDLNLGMWLYSQDFYIGLAGAQLAPGKRKDIANYDFTDNTGELQKQYFITGGVRLEATPDISLVPSVMVKMAQPSPLSVDANLKAIYADRFWIGASYRHKDALAAMAGINVSPLLDVSYSYDASASPLGASHSGSHEVVLGFKLRNTRKVLCPQFAW
- a CDS encoding heavy-metal-associated domain-containing protein, giving the protein MTTYKFKTTINCGSCVRAVTPHLNKLEGVQEWKVDTENPDKVLEVTSDSLDAETIKSSVVKAGFKAEQL
- a CDS encoding cation-translocating P-type ATPase yields the protein MNIVVAQPKKATYPVEGMSCASCAASIESMLRAREGVREANVNFAVKTVQIAYEPAVVSPGQLKETVQEIGFDLLIENQTEEELEQRQEATLSRLRLKTTVAAVLAAPVFVLGMFFHNAFSWGNWVMLLFTAPVLLWAGQSFFVNAFKQARFLRANMDTLVALSTGIAFLFSLFNTVYPQFFESRGYMPHVYYEAVAVIVAFILLGKYLEERAKDSSSEAIKKLIGLQPKTVRVIRDGMEAEVKVEEVQAGERVVLLPGDRVPVDGEVLQGSSYIDESMLSGEPLPVKKETGDKVFAGTINQKGSLQLLAAKTGGETMLAHIIKLVQEAQGSKAPVQKLVDKVAGIFVPVVLAIAILTLVAWLVFGGEAYLTEALLSMISVLVIACPCALGLATPTAIMVGVGRGAEQGVLIKDAESLERAHRADAVVLDKTGTITIGKPAVTDAVWVEELQNKEQLEQLFFSMEAQSEHPVAQAIYSFYKEAGNQALQPDYFSSLTGLGVEAGYSGETYYAGNEKLLRQKGVAISEELMQHAHKLQQEAKTVVFFGNATHALATFAVNDPVKPTAAEGVKALRDAGIEVYMLTGDNAQTAATVAKQVGIAHYQAELLPQDKAAFVQELQAEGKTVAMVGDGINDAQALATADISIAMGQGTDVAMEVAGITLIRSDLRQLAAAIRLSRATVQTIRQNLFWAFIYNVICIPVAAGLLYPFTGFLLNPMVAGAAMALSSVSVVGNSLRLRKKNL
- a CDS encoding PAS domain S-box protein, with amino-acid sequence MNVSANKFSLLRQNGKTTRYVAVAFGILAITLLSLSVLSFLGAKNVQENYNSLVSEALVKLDIINTLNHNEDATYNAALAHLSSNDPLLKHAYEQQIALNIQKSDSSILLLSGLLQENENAALLEQFIQERNRFNQQLNTLLTYSRQGRDQKAHLFNNEIMTPAFQAHQKFLSGLSDNVRETMRRNGNETIGAISHAVNVYGMALLLALGATLVAATLVQRVFRRLKRDNELLSLEIQERQLLEDALSESQRQYKMLFDNNPIPMWLFDQHTYNFLEINEAALKEYGFTREEFLSSTILDIRPKKDIPHLLLKLTQADKWATASGNWQHMRKDGSVFPVETRSHAMPVHGEIHPRLVTAVNIEDRLRAIDMLERSEKQLREVSSSIPGAVFQMQQTNATSYAFTFISDGIEALSGLTPEDILANPQTLFKTIHRHDLVKLGQALEVSYQSLTPLLIEYRQWQPLENKWRWIRGHGLPTLRENKTIIWNGTLIDITHQKEAQDKLANSEANLRALLDSSPQAIYLLDKDLNVVLYNAVAAQEVRQHLLKKLEVGESILNFISSELKDEIIQNHEKAMQGDTILYESGRGDYWHEIAFRPVLSSSKDVLAVSLSILDISEQKQVLETIKRNESQLARAQQLAQLGNWEYDIKRDIMSWPDDAYKIFGVSKETFRPTFHNFMLLIHPADREQVQAEFNKAIAEKSLIQVEHRIVMPNKSERVLFEIGEVYCDDEGNAVKISGSVQDITARKQAEKDVREAKNLLQSTLENIPEIIFSADSNFELTYISPQCYELTGYYEEELLQDTDLWWGMMFEEDRSLLLEQILPTLYAGQRQQCELRITRRDGEVKWLMFRLSPLRNEDGLVIRIDGSASDMTQYKEAETKRKELTDELLKQNQNLQQFAYIVSHNLRAPIANILGLTSIYNKQAPDDLINHTVIDNLYKSANLLDATIRDLNDILTVRSELTKVREEIHFQDMYEDILSSIEDHVTGADFEIDFNFNEAPTVTTVRSYIHSIMQNLITNAFKYRCPTRKLQLKLKTFLLPNYICLSVSDNGLGIDLEKEKEKVFGLYKRFHPKTEGKGIGLHLVKTQAELLGGKVEVESQPNIGTTFSIYFKN